The Streptomyces sp. NBC_00344 genome includes a window with the following:
- a CDS encoding DUF4032 domain-containing protein: protein MTLQIRATDAGHPTDILDLSWNIPLEQWPEGSLVALPRGISRHVVRFARAGEEVVAIKEVSEWAAVREYGLLRDLDRLAIPAVDPIAVVTGRVGPDGEQLEPVLITRHLNGSLPYRSMFETTMRPDTMNRLLDALAVLLVRLHLVGFAWGDCSLSNTLFRRDAGAYAAYLVDAETGQIQPQLTSGQREYDIELARVNIAGELMDLEAGGSLHPSVDPVTLGETIVRRYADLWHELTRESVYPTSKRHYIDRRIRRLNDLGFDVAEMQIQRSPAGDSVTFLPKVVDAGHHQRQLLRLTGLDTEENQARSLLNDLESWMATQDDYAPGDPLGARPEVLAHRWVRDVFRPAVRAVPLELRGRMDAAQLYHDLLEHRWYLSERAHADVGIVATVEDYLANVLPHMLGPAAVPDDGATSS from the coding sequence ATGACATTGCAGATCAGAGCTACCGATGCGGGGCACCCGACGGACATCCTCGACCTCTCATGGAATATCCCGCTCGAACAGTGGCCGGAGGGGAGTCTGGTGGCGCTGCCCCGTGGTATCTCCCGGCACGTGGTGCGTTTCGCACGGGCAGGTGAGGAAGTCGTCGCGATCAAGGAGGTGAGCGAGTGGGCGGCGGTGCGCGAGTACGGGCTACTGCGCGATCTCGATCGCCTCGCCATTCCCGCCGTCGATCCGATCGCCGTGGTGACCGGGCGCGTCGGCCCGGACGGCGAGCAGCTGGAACCGGTTCTGATCACCCGCCACCTGAATGGCTCGCTGCCCTACAGGTCGATGTTCGAGACCACCATGCGGCCGGACACCATGAACCGGCTGCTGGACGCGCTGGCTGTGCTGCTGGTGCGACTGCACCTGGTCGGGTTCGCCTGGGGCGACTGCTCGCTCTCCAACACCCTGTTCCGCCGCGACGCCGGCGCGTACGCCGCATATCTGGTGGATGCCGAGACCGGGCAGATCCAGCCGCAGCTCACCTCTGGACAGCGTGAGTACGACATCGAGCTGGCCCGCGTCAACATCGCAGGCGAGCTGATGGACCTGGAGGCGGGCGGCTCGCTTCATCCTTCGGTCGATCCGGTGACCCTCGGGGAGACGATCGTCCGGCGCTACGCAGATCTGTGGCATGAGCTGACCAGGGAGTCGGTCTACCCGACGAGCAAACGGCACTACATCGACCGGCGTATACGCCGGCTCAATGATCTGGGATTCGATGTCGCCGAGATGCAGATCCAGCGTTCACCGGCCGGCGACTCAGTGACCTTCCTGCCGAAGGTGGTGGACGCCGGCCACCATCAGCGGCAACTGCTGCGCCTGACCGGTCTGGACACCGAGGAGAACCAGGCGCGGAGCCTGCTCAATGACCTGGAGAGCTGGATGGCCACCCAGGACGACTACGCGCCGGGCGACCCCCTGGGAGCGCGGCCCGAAGTACTGGCCCACCGCTGGGTGCGCGACGTCTTCCGGCCGGCCGTGCGTGCCGTTCCGTTGGAGCTGCGCGGCCGGATGGATGCGGCGCAGCTCTACCACGACCTGTTGGAGCACCGCTGGTACTTGTCCGAGCGGGCCCACGCGGATGTGGGGATCGTAGCGACCGTCGAGGACTACCTGGCCAACGTGTTGCCGCACATGCTCGGCCCTGCCGCGGTGCCCGACGACGGGGCGACATCCTCCTGA
- a CDS encoding MFS transporter translates to MPRDHRSQHPGYPAAAAVFAVGMAGTTLPTPLYGLYRDQLGFSELMVTVVFAVYALGVIATLLLAGNVSDDAGRRPVLLCALAFSAASALCFLFEGGLVPLFAGRLLSGLAAGLFSGAATVTVMELAPPGREGRAGLAATAANMGGLGCGPLLAGLLAEYAPWPLRLTFVVHLTLVAAAGVLTWFLPETVRHASGRLRLRPQGLVVPAEVRGVFLPAALAAFAGFALLGLFTAVAPAFAAETLGVHNLAVTGAVVFSVFLASTIGQSLMGRVGVRRGLPGGCFVLVVGLVLVGTSLAVESLPVLVSGAICGGLGQGLSFRAAMTAISGAAPPEQRGATVSAFFVAAYVGISLPVVGVGALTLWLGLRGAGLVFTACVMVLALSAGLYVARRFATED, encoded by the coding sequence ATGCCCCGGGACCACAGAAGCCAACACCCTGGATATCCGGCTGCGGCGGCGGTGTTCGCGGTCGGCATGGCCGGGACCACACTGCCCACCCCGCTGTACGGGCTCTACCGGGATCAGCTCGGCTTCTCCGAGCTGATGGTGACAGTGGTGTTCGCCGTCTACGCCCTTGGGGTGATCGCCACTCTGCTGCTGGCGGGCAACGTGTCCGACGACGCGGGGCGACGGCCCGTGCTGCTGTGCGCCCTCGCGTTCTCGGCGGCCAGCGCCCTCTGCTTTCTTTTCGAGGGCGGCCTTGTTCCGCTGTTCGCCGGCCGGTTGCTGTCGGGGCTCGCCGCTGGACTGTTCAGCGGGGCGGCGACCGTCACGGTGATGGAACTGGCGCCACCCGGCCGGGAGGGGCGGGCCGGGCTGGCCGCGACGGCCGCGAACATGGGCGGGTTGGGCTGTGGCCCCCTGCTGGCGGGGCTGCTTGCCGAGTACGCACCGTGGCCGCTGCGCCTGACGTTCGTGGTGCATCTGACGCTGGTGGCAGCTGCCGGGGTGCTGACCTGGTTCCTGCCGGAGACGGTCCGCCACGCGAGTGGTCGCCTTCGGCTCCGGCCTCAGGGGCTCGTGGTGCCGGCCGAGGTCCGGGGTGTCTTCCTGCCCGCGGCGCTCGCCGCGTTCGCCGGTTTCGCTCTGCTCGGGCTGTTCACGGCAGTGGCCCCGGCCTTCGCTGCCGAGACTCTCGGGGTGCACAACCTGGCCGTTACCGGGGCGGTCGTCTTCTCCGTCTTTCTGGCCTCCACGATCGGGCAGTCACTCATGGGCCGAGTGGGGGTCCGCCGAGGCCTGCCGGGCGGATGCTTCGTCCTGGTCGTCGGACTGGTGCTCGTCGGCACCTCGTTGGCAGTCGAGTCACTGCCCGTGCTCGTGTCCGGCGCGATCTGCGGTGGGCTCGGCCAGGGGCTCTCGTTCCGCGCGGCGATGACCGCGATCAGTGGGGCCGCACCGCCGGAACAGCGGGGCGCGACGGTCTCGGCATTCTTCGTGGCCGCCTATGTCGGCATCTCCCTTCCGGTGGTAGGTGTCGGCGCTCTGACCCTGTGGCTGGGACTCAGGGGCGCCGGACTCGTTTTCACGGCCTGCGTCATGGTGCTGGCGCTGTCCGCTGGACTGTATGTGGCACGGCGGTTCGCCACCGAAGACTGA
- a CDS encoding ferritin-like domain-containing protein, whose amino-acid sequence MKSATLAVAGPAVVGAAATPAKASVGGAVARLMDTPGESRDAEWIKGALQVAVELELATIPPYLCAWWSIKDRSSECARLIAGIINDEMYHMGLVCNLLAAVGGTPRIADAVPSYPGPLPGGVRQGLTVYLSGLTKGYVHDVMMAIEAPEAPLARVAGPPSIGSFYTALLTAFHEVGPALSPQRQLPHRVGADNLVVMRTLDDVERAIEIIKEQGEGTDASPDAPFSNHTPAHYYAFGEIYHERRLSESNGVWEFTGAAVPFPDARPMEVVPSGGWPSPAGRVQRLLREFDRKFTTMLNDLEDAWATGDPGALDSAVRAMRSLESPAISLMGIPTPGGSGTYGPQFRSLPRRPGATVGATS is encoded by the coding sequence TTGAAGTCTGCCACCCTCGCCGTGGCCGGGCCGGCCGTCGTGGGCGCTGCTGCCACACCCGCAAAGGCGAGCGTAGGAGGCGCTGTTGCCCGGCTCATGGACACTCCTGGCGAAAGCCGGGACGCGGAATGGATCAAGGGCGCCCTCCAGGTAGCGGTGGAGCTGGAACTGGCAACCATCCCGCCGTATCTGTGCGCGTGGTGGTCCATCAAGGACCGCTCCAGTGAATGCGCCCGTCTCATCGCCGGGATCATCAACGATGAGATGTACCACATGGGGCTGGTCTGCAACCTCCTGGCGGCCGTCGGCGGGACACCGAGGATCGCCGACGCGGTGCCCAGCTATCCCGGACCGCTTCCCGGAGGTGTCCGGCAAGGCCTGACCGTCTATCTCTCCGGTCTGACCAAGGGGTATGTCCACGATGTCATGATGGCCATCGAAGCTCCGGAGGCCCCACTGGCACGGGTGGCAGGGCCGCCGAGTATCGGGTCTTTCTACACCGCGCTGCTGACTGCGTTTCACGAGGTCGGCCCGGCGCTGTCGCCGCAGCGACAACTGCCGCACCGGGTAGGCGCCGACAACCTGGTCGTGATGCGGACCCTGGACGACGTCGAGAGGGCCATCGAGATCATCAAGGAGCAGGGCGAGGGCACCGACGCATCGCCCGATGCGCCGTTCAGCAATCACACACCCGCCCACTACTACGCGTTCGGCGAGATCTACCACGAACGGCGGTTGAGCGAGTCCAACGGGGTGTGGGAGTTCACCGGAGCGGCCGTCCCGTTCCCCGACGCGCGTCCGATGGAAGTCGTTCCCTCGGGCGGCTGGCCTTCACCGGCCGGGCGTGTCCAGCGGCTCCTTCGTGAGTTCGACCGGAAGTTCACCACGATGCTCAACGACCTCGAAGATGCCTGGGCCACCGGTGATCCAGGTGCGCTCGACAGCGCGGTGCGGGCGATGCGCTCACTGGAATCGCCGGCCATCAGTCTGATGGGCATCCCGACACCCGGGGGTTCCGGTACCTACGGCCCGCAATTCCGTTCATTGCCGCGCCGCCCCGGCGCGACAGTCGGTGCGACGTCCTGA
- a CDS encoding putative quinol monooxygenase, with protein MSVKLGLLVRLEAKPGKEDALAAFLESGRALADAEEQTVTWYAFRTGRREFGIFDTFESEEGRAAHLGGEIAKALGDIAPDLLAREPEIRTTDIIAAK; from the coding sequence ATGTCGGTGAAACTGGGTCTGCTCGTCCGCCTGGAAGCCAAACCCGGCAAGGAGGACGCGTTGGCCGCCTTCCTGGAGAGCGGCCGTGCGCTGGCCGATGCGGAGGAGCAGACGGTGACCTGGTACGCCTTCAGGACAGGCCGCAGGGAGTTCGGAATCTTCGACACCTTCGAGTCGGAGGAGGGCCGTGCGGCGCACCTGGGGGGCGAGATCGCCAAGGCGCTCGGCGACATCGCCCCCGATCTGCTGGCCCGCGAGCCGGAGATCCGGACCACGGACATCATCGCCGCCAAGTAG
- a CDS encoding TetR/AcrR family transcriptional regulator, producing MARRTLCSAGGRCSRRTVSRPARPHTGRRRIEAARQAILDAALRLLAEADGASVTVSTTAREAGVGKQTLYRWWPSKGAVLLDAMWDRADQVVQ from the coding sequence ATGGCGAGGCGCACGCTCTGCAGCGCAGGGGGCCGTTGTTCCCGGCGAACCGTCAGCCGGCCGGCGCGACCCCACACCGGTCGCCGTCGCATTGAAGCCGCGCGACAGGCGATCCTCGACGCGGCGCTGCGGCTGCTCGCGGAAGCGGACGGCGCGTCAGTAACCGTCAGCACCACCGCGCGCGAGGCGGGCGTCGGCAAGCAGACCCTCTACCGCTGGTGGCCGTCGAAGGGTGCCGTCCTGCTGGACGCGATGTGGGACCGCGCCGATCAGGTGGTCCAATGA
- a CDS encoding TetR-like C-terminal domain-containing protein gives MMREFTGARRAALHEVLVRGRERGELPEECDLDLLVDQVYVVFWYRFLLGHEPLDPAAAGRLTASIIQGAC, from the coding sequence ATGATGCGGGAGTTCACCGGGGCCCGGCGTGCTGCGCTGCACGAGGTCCTTGTCCGGGGCCGGGAGCGTGGCGAACTCCCCGAGGAATGCGACCTTGACCTGCTGGTGGATCAGGTGTACGTCGTCTTCTGGTACCGCTTCCTGCTGGGTCACGAACCCCTGGACCCCGCGGCGGCCGGACGTCTCACCGCATCGATCATCCAGGGCGCGTGCTGA
- a CDS encoding class I SAM-dependent methyltransferase yields MTSDEHHLAEPEDPDAPDQGRTPGHYGSEVFPAEARGEGERIDLGARAYDGVTMARLKALGAGPGWDCLDVGAGTGSVARLLLQDAGVARVVAVDQDVRFLEAHPIPGLTAVRADITAEDFHLGRFRLVHARFVLMHLADRERLVTALSRMLAPGGVLVLSDAADPVASAGGATDTPFTRVMRAMWQGLRESIGTDISWVATYPQLLRGAGLAAVAAELHVPPLEPGSPISRFWADTWDRSRTAMLATGLVDDAAIAAGIRYLDSPECAGLSPGMITCWGRKPEETGRAGRQ; encoded by the coding sequence GTGACATCGGATGAGCACCACCTCGCGGAACCCGAAGACCCGGATGCGCCGGACCAGGGCCGCACACCAGGGCACTACGGCAGCGAGGTGTTTCCGGCGGAGGCTCGCGGCGAAGGCGAGCGTATCGATCTCGGCGCCCGCGCCTACGACGGTGTGACGATGGCCCGGCTCAAAGCGCTGGGGGCGGGGCCGGGCTGGGACTGCCTGGACGTGGGCGCGGGGACGGGCTCTGTCGCCCGGTTGCTGCTCCAGGACGCGGGAGTGGCGAGGGTCGTCGCGGTCGACCAGGACGTTCGGTTCCTGGAAGCGCATCCGATCCCCGGCCTGACCGCCGTTCGGGCGGACATCACGGCCGAGGACTTCCACCTGGGCCGCTTCCGTCTGGTGCACGCCAGGTTCGTGCTGATGCATCTGGCAGACCGGGAGCGACTGGTCACCGCGCTCAGCAGGATGCTCGCACCCGGTGGTGTGCTGGTCCTGAGCGACGCCGCTGATCCGGTAGCGTCCGCCGGGGGCGCCACCGACACCCCCTTCACCAGGGTGATGCGCGCCATGTGGCAAGGACTCAGGGAAAGCATCGGCACCGACATCTCGTGGGTCGCCACCTATCCGCAGCTGCTGCGCGGCGCCGGACTGGCCGCGGTGGCGGCCGAGCTGCACGTGCCTCCGCTGGAGCCCGGCAGCCCCATCAGCCGTTTCTGGGCAGATACCTGGGACCGGTCCCGAACGGCGATGCTGGCCACCGGGCTGGTGGATGACGCGGCGATCGCCGCGGGAATCCGGTATCTGGACTCACCCGAGTGTGCCGGTCTGTCACCGGGGATGATTACCTGCTGGGGACGGAAACCCGAGGAGACCGGCCGCGCCGGCCGGCAGTGA
- a CDS encoding CsbD family protein, translating to MAADEKARAKGEQAEGKAKKVAGGAVGNESLETEGRAEESTGDARQAKEKAKDAFKH from the coding sequence GTGGCAGCGGACGAGAAGGCGCGAGCCAAGGGTGAGCAGGCCGAGGGCAAGGCCAAGAAGGTGGCCGGCGGCGCCGTGGGCAACGAGTCTCTCGAGACCGAGGGGCGCGCCGAGGAGTCCACGGGCGACGCCCGCCAGGCGAAGGAGAAGGCCAAGGACGCCTTCAAGCACTGA
- a CDS encoding DUF5670 family protein — protein MVPVLLVLLLALILFGAGFALKALWWIAVIVLVVWLLGFVIRPTAGGKRGRWYRW, from the coding sequence ATGGTTCCTGTTCTTCTGGTTCTCCTGCTCGCTCTGATCCTTTTCGGTGCGGGCTTCGCACTCAAGGCTCTGTGGTGGATCGCCGTTATCGTGTTGGTGGTGTGGCTGCTCGGCTTCGTCATCCGCCCGACGGCAGGCGGCAAGCGTGGCCGCTGGTATCGCTGGTAG
- a CDS encoding PRC-barrel domain-containing protein, whose amino-acid sequence MSDNIWGYHPTSGHAAGIDLTGYKVEATDGSVGKVDKHSDDVNSAYLVVDTGVWILGKHVLLPAGTVRIIDEAERKIFVDLTKDQIKNSPEFDKDKHVEDAGYHEQIAGYYSSHRA is encoded by the coding sequence ATGAGTGACAATATTTGGGGCTACCATCCGACCTCCGGTCACGCCGCCGGTATCGACCTGACCGGTTACAAGGTCGAGGCCACCGATGGCAGTGTCGGAAAGGTCGACAAACACTCGGACGACGTCAACTCCGCCTACCTGGTCGTCGATACCGGCGTATGGATCCTCGGTAAGCACGTCCTGCTCCCCGCGGGTACGGTGCGGATCATCGACGAAGCGGAGCGGAAGATCTTCGTTGACCTCACCAAGGACCAGATCAAGAACTCCCCGGAATTCGACAAGGACAAGCATGTCGAAGACGCGGGCTACCACGAGCAGATCGCCGGCTATTACAGCAGTCACCGCGCCTGA
- a CDS encoding SRPBCC family protein, with the protein MATKDDDSTEENASGLDRIKEELAAYAEARGQRLVDSAGSKLSDLAQGLGDSADGNGGLMDVGKRVLGGENPVKAFVGEKAGKLKDKAVDTVKNAVGSGGKAGNTKVTNIIEVIDIGKPLRLVYDRWTELEEFSSFTKGVTSVSKSDEIESDWKLKIAFSNRSWKATVQEQVPDERIVWTSEGGKGSTRGDISFHELAPNLTRVVAVVEYYPSGFFEKTGNIWRAQGRRLRLDLKHFQRYVTLTDDEDVEGWRGEIRDGEVVRSHEEGLEDDERPDDEEEPDDEEEDEPEDEDDEDYEDEEEFEDEEDEEEE; encoded by the coding sequence ATGGCCACGAAGGACGACGACTCCACGGAAGAGAATGCTTCCGGCCTCGACCGGATCAAGGAAGAGCTGGCCGCGTATGCGGAAGCGCGAGGCCAGCGGTTGGTGGACTCCGCCGGCAGCAAACTCTCCGACCTGGCACAGGGCTTGGGCGATTCCGCCGACGGCAACGGTGGTCTGATGGATGTCGGGAAGCGGGTGCTCGGCGGCGAGAACCCGGTCAAGGCATTCGTCGGCGAGAAGGCCGGTAAGCTCAAGGACAAGGCTGTGGACACCGTCAAGAATGCCGTCGGGAGTGGCGGCAAGGCCGGGAACACCAAGGTCACCAACATCATCGAAGTCATCGACATCGGCAAGCCGTTGCGTCTGGTCTACGACCGGTGGACCGAACTCGAAGAGTTCAGCTCCTTCACCAAGGGCGTCACCAGCGTCAGCAAGTCGGACGAGATAGAAAGCGACTGGAAACTCAAGATCGCCTTCTCGAACCGCAGCTGGAAAGCCACCGTCCAGGAACAGGTGCCCGACGAGCGCATCGTATGGACGTCCGAGGGCGGCAAGGGATCGACGCGCGGCGACATCAGCTTTCACGAACTGGCCCCCAACCTCACGCGTGTCGTCGCCGTGGTCGAGTACTACCCGTCCGGCTTCTTCGAGAAGACCGGCAACATATGGAGAGCCCAGGGACGACGGCTGCGCCTGGATCTCAAACACTTCCAGCGCTATGTGACCCTCACCGACGACGAGGACGTCGAAGGCTGGCGCGGCGAGATCCGCGACGGGGAAGTCGTCCGCAGTCATGAGGAAGGGCTCGAAGACGACGAGCGGCCGGATGACGAGGAAGAGCCCGACGACGAGGAAGAGGACGAGCCCGAGGACGAGGACGACGAAGACTACGAGGACGAAGAGGAATTCGAGGACGAGGAAGACGAAGAGGAGGAGTGA
- a CDS encoding class I SAM-dependent methyltransferase, whose protein sequence is MHIVNTAQAQAWNGYEGEHWARNQGRWDMVNQSFNPPLLTAAAIGERDRVLDVGCGSGATTRLAACLARSGRALGLDISAPMLARAVETARLEGIGNVTFERGDAQVHAIDAGAFDIVISRFGVMYFADPVAAFTNIGRALRPGGRLAFICAAEARTNEWLEAIMTLRDILPVGDFGAPGSPGMFSLSDPDLTCAMLAGAGFEHIGAERLEVYGTWGQDADDTAAFLLGSGPGRHLTSQVTPPIRDRAGRRLADSLRAHRKNGELRLRSTAWLITADRRS, encoded by the coding sequence ATGCACATCGTCAACACCGCTCAGGCGCAGGCATGGAACGGGTACGAGGGCGAGCACTGGGCCCGGAACCAGGGCCGTTGGGACATGGTGAACCAGAGCTTCAACCCGCCGTTGCTCACCGCCGCCGCGATCGGGGAGCGCGACCGGGTACTTGATGTCGGCTGCGGTTCCGGAGCCACGACCAGACTTGCGGCCTGCCTGGCCAGGAGCGGCCGGGCCCTGGGTCTGGACATCTCGGCTCCGATGCTGGCACGCGCCGTGGAGACCGCACGGCTCGAGGGGATCGGCAATGTGACCTTCGAGCGTGGAGACGCCCAGGTCCACGCCATCGATGCCGGCGCATTCGACATCGTGATCAGCCGCTTCGGAGTCATGTACTTCGCCGATCCCGTTGCCGCGTTCACCAACATCGGCCGCGCTCTGCGCCCCGGTGGCCGACTGGCGTTCATCTGTGCTGCGGAAGCCAGGACCAATGAGTGGCTCGAAGCCATCATGACACTGCGGGACATCCTGCCCGTCGGTGATTTCGGTGCACCGGGCAGCCCCGGAATGTTCTCCCTGTCCGATCCGGACCTCACCTGCGCGATGCTTGCAGGCGCTGGATTCGAGCACATCGGCGCGGAGCGCCTGGAGGTGTACGGGACGTGGGGGCAGGACGCCGACGACACTGCGGCGTTCCTCCTCGGTTCCGGCCCCGGACGCCACCTGACCAGCCAGGTCACCCCACCGATCCGGGATCGGGCAGGCCGGAGACTCGCAGACAGTCTGCGCGCCCACCGGAAGAACGGGGAACTGCGACTGCGCAGCACCGCCTGGCTGATCACCGCCGATCGCCGGTCCTGA
- a CDS encoding TetR/AcrR family transcriptional regulator, whose translation MSPRGVAIPDLRERLFDAAERVLVREGPGALTGRAITAEAGCAKGVLNAHFAGLDEFVAELVLDRFSRTASRTADLRSRAGLATVAGNLVSVALAVLNSLHPAIVGVAMTRPGASDRIRQALAAGAPGFTVIQDAITAYLDAEQRRGRLAAGGDTASMALALVGTLHHILMTSWNGAGDTREQAERLVAVLVGDGSGGAASAPDAP comes from the coding sequence ATGTCACCGCGTGGAGTGGCGATTCCCGACCTTCGCGAACGGCTCTTCGACGCGGCGGAACGGGTTCTCGTCAGGGAGGGGCCGGGGGCGCTCACCGGAAGGGCCATCACCGCGGAAGCAGGTTGTGCCAAGGGTGTGCTGAACGCTCATTTCGCCGGACTGGACGAATTCGTGGCGGAGTTGGTCCTGGACCGCTTCTCGCGCACCGCGAGCCGGACGGCAGATCTCCGCTCACGAGCCGGCCTGGCCACTGTGGCCGGCAATCTCGTCTCGGTCGCGCTCGCCGTCCTGAACTCCTTGCATCCCGCGATCGTCGGCGTTGCCATGACCCGCCCAGGGGCCTCCGACCGGATCCGCCAGGCGCTGGCCGCCGGCGCCCCCGGTTTCACGGTGATCCAGGATGCGATCACGGCATATCTTGATGCCGAACAGCGTCGCGGTCGCCTCGCTGCAGGGGGCGACACCGCCTCCATGGCGCTCGCCCTCGTCGGCACCCTGCATCACATCCTGATGACCAGCTGGAACGGCGCGGGTGACACCCGCGAGCAGGCGGAGCGGCTGGTGGCCGTTCTCGTCGGTGACGGTAGCGGGGGAGCAGCCTCGGCTCCGGACGCCCCGTAG
- a CDS encoding DUF2637 domain-containing protein has translation MQLTRTHRILIAVVVAGAVIIAGIGFAGSYAAVRRLAEQKGFGTFSLVFPIGIDAGICVLLALDLLLTWIRIPFPLLRQTAWLLTAATIAFNGAAAWPDPLGTGMHAVIPILFVVCVEAARHAVGRIADITADKHMEGVRLTRWLLSPIPTFRLWRRMKLWELRSYDEVIKLEQDRLIYRARLQARFGRNWRRKAPIESLMPLRLAKYGVPLAETGPSGLAAAAFAAKAGQQAGGELPSAGNRPAALPAGRMPTEADLDHPEAWGAFVKGTDRAGVARGGKTDARGAMTGPDGSDEGGRRAEPAGEPAIRVLDVKRAGEWYFAVFCHYVDDLGVVPTVGQWRHYLHDRYGQQMPDSDAGVSLLLTEFRQRHLTGAVPGDSGEPSGEGVGEAGPGPAQTPVAASSLGR, from the coding sequence ATGCAGCTGACACGCACGCACCGGATACTCATCGCCGTCGTGGTCGCAGGCGCGGTGATCATCGCAGGGATCGGTTTCGCGGGCTCTTACGCGGCCGTGCGCAGGCTTGCCGAACAGAAGGGTTTCGGCACGTTCTCGCTGGTCTTCCCGATCGGTATCGACGCGGGGATCTGCGTGCTGCTCGCGCTGGACCTGCTGCTGACCTGGATCCGCATCCCGTTCCCGCTGCTGCGGCAGACGGCCTGGCTGCTGACGGCGGCGACGATCGCCTTCAACGGCGCGGCTGCCTGGCCGGACCCGCTCGGCACCGGGATGCACGCCGTGATCCCGATCCTGTTCGTGGTCTGCGTCGAGGCCGCACGCCACGCGGTCGGCCGGATCGCCGACATCACGGCCGACAAGCACATGGAAGGCGTCCGCCTCACCCGGTGGCTGCTCTCCCCCATTCCCACCTTCCGGCTCTGGCGCCGCATGAAGCTCTGGGAGCTGCGCAGTTACGACGAGGTCATCAAGCTCGAACAGGACCGGCTGATCTACCGGGCCCGCCTCCAGGCCCGGTTCGGCCGCAACTGGCGGCGCAAGGCCCCCATCGAATCCCTGATGCCCCTGCGGCTCGCCAAATACGGCGTCCCGCTCGCCGAAACAGGCCCCTCCGGCCTCGCCGCCGCAGCCTTCGCCGCGAAGGCCGGCCAACAGGCCGGTGGAGAGCTTCCGTCGGCGGGCAACCGCCCGGCGGCGTTGCCCGCGGGGCGTATGCCCACCGAGGCGGACCTGGATCACCCGGAGGCGTGGGGAGCCTTCGTGAAGGGAACGGACCGGGCCGGTGTCGCGAGGGGCGGCAAAACGGATGCGAGGGGGGCCATGACCGGACCGGACGGCTCCGACGAGGGCGGCCGTCGGGCGGAACCCGCCGGTGAGCCGGCGATACGCGTCCTCGATGTGAAGAGGGCAGGCGAGTGGTACTTCGCCGTGTTCTGTCACTACGTCGACGATCTGGGTGTCGTCCCCACCGTTGGGCAGTGGCGGCACTATCTGCACGACCGGTACGGGCAGCAGATGCCGGACTCGGACGCCGGCGTGAGCCTGCTCCTGACGGAGTTCCGGCAAAGACACCTGACCGGGGCGGTACCCGGTGACAGCGGTGAGCCGTCGGGCGAGGGTGTCGGCGAAGCGGGACCAGGACCCGCACAGACGCCGGTGGCCGCATCCTCGCTCGGCCGGTAG
- a CDS encoding response regulator transcription factor → MGVTASCGRVLLVDDDASIRRSLGRGLRLNGFTVCLADGGRTALEKVSSETPDVVVLDISMPGTDGIEVCRRLRADGNDTPVLMLSALDEVADRVAGLQAGGDDYLVKPFALDELVLRLHALLRRRPPAADDAIRVGRLVLDAARRTADFDGRPVELTRREFDLLEVLARNAELVLTRDQLLDRVWGYDFDVRTDVVDTFVSYLRRKLEAGGRPRIVHTVRGVGFALRADGSGERGIRS, encoded by the coding sequence ATGGGTGTGACGGCCAGCTGTGGACGGGTCCTGCTGGTGGACGACGATGCGTCGATCCGGCGGTCACTGGGGCGCGGCCTGCGGTTGAACGGGTTCACCGTGTGCCTGGCGGACGGTGGCAGGACCGCGCTGGAGAAGGTGAGCAGCGAGACGCCCGATGTCGTGGTGCTGGACATCTCGATGCCCGGGACCGACGGCATCGAGGTATGCCGCAGGCTTCGGGCCGACGGCAACGACACACCTGTGCTGATGCTGTCAGCTCTGGACGAGGTGGCGGACCGGGTGGCCGGACTGCAGGCCGGCGGTGACGACTACCTGGTCAAGCCGTTCGCCCTGGACGAGCTGGTGCTGCGGCTGCATGCTCTGCTGCGCCGTCGGCCGCCGGCAGCCGACGACGCCATACGCGTCGGGCGTCTGGTGCTCGACGCAGCGAGGCGCACCGCCGACTTCGACGGCAGACCGGTGGAGCTGACCCGGCGCGAGTTCGACCTGCTGGAGGTTCTGGCCCGTAACGCGGAACTCGTCCTGACGCGTGATCAGCTGCTGGATCGGGTGTGGGGCTACGACTTCGACGTCCGCACCGATGTGGTGGACACCTTTGTGAGCTATCTGCGCCGCAAGCTGGAGGCAGGCGGACGGCCGCGGATCGTGCACACGGTGCGCGGCGTGGGCTTCGCCCTGCGCGCCGACGGGAGCGGCGAGAGGGGGATACGGTCGTGA